The following coding sequences lie in one Crassostrea angulata isolate pt1a10 chromosome 10, ASM2561291v2, whole genome shotgun sequence genomic window:
- the LOC128164823 gene encoding uncharacterized protein LOC128164823 isoform X2 gives MEGLTAQHYLECGTEDCENNCQFYCNDCHRPMCEQCRDEHNKSSETKNHEVVSFLQHKRHLPVDKCKLHPTRNADILCNECNIPLCSKCTTMEEHFGHKFVDMEDIDAEKFAFCLDEISTIQQYFLPTSQGLKMETDEDGKEVKKIMDGIRNAIEAEAKSLKDLVDKVTSDKLEQANAIEKSLLKVLKQQEKSYHDYNKYIKNLLKEFHGYLPLSNFKVLLSANFENSKIQSIPETTKPVPPVFTAGQFTYDDVSKLLGNIGVPNIKPYKRKIKPMATSPTQLKPTGKEMFEQDRKKSDVTQTLSLSSSVTKVREYTVSCVKSVYHISLGKSGKLWASDENGNLIQTDLQGNQLQKIQTSGGSEGYHTVIKDGVLIYTDRKNKVINWITENKTIIEFIRTGDWEPISIHSSCINGDILVGMRKDGEAKVTRYNKTGEEIHNILMNNKGQELFSDPRYITENINGDICTSDLDKRIVVVVNKSGHYRFSYPDPGLELLWFCPLGICTNLLGHIIVCDSYFMNKKVDILDQDGQFLSRLTTQQGVEYPRGVCVDDENYLHVGQHNTNTVTVYKYLQ, from the coding sequence ATGGAAGGTTTAACAGCTCAACACTATTTGGAATGTGGTACTGAAGACTGTGAGAACAACTGTCAGTTTTACTGCAATGATTGTCACCGACCAATGTGTGAACAATGCAGAGATGAACATAATAAGAGTTCAGAAACTAAGAACCATGAAGTAGTCTCCTTCCTACAGCATAAACGTCATCTTCCTGTGGACAAATGCAAGCTCCATCCAACTCGAAATGCAGATATTCTATGCAATGAATGCAACATCCCTCTATGTTCAAAGTGCACAACCATGGAAGAACACTTCGGCCATAAATTTGTTGATATGGAGGATATCGATGCAGAAAAGTTTGCATTTTGTCTAGATGAAATCTCCACAATCCAACAATATTTCCTTCCAACATCACAAGGTTTAAAAATGGAAACAGATGAAGATGGCAAAGAAGTAAAGAAAATCATGGATGGTATCAGAAACGCCATAGAGGCAGAAGCAAAGTCTCTGAAAGACCTGGTAGATAAGGTGACATCAGACAAATTGGAACAAGCCAATGCCATAGAAAAGTCATTACTTAAAGTGTTAAAACAACAGGAAAAATCATACCATGATTACAATAAGTACattaaaaaccttttaaaaGAGTTTCATGGCTACCTCCCTCTAagcaatttcaaagttttattatCTGCCAATTTTGAAAACTCGAAAATCCAATCTATACCAGAGACTACTAAACCAGTCCCACCAGTGTTTACTGCTGGTCAATTCACCTATGATGATGTCAGCAAGTTACTTGGAAATATAGGTGTTCCAAACATTAAAccttataaaagaaaaataaaacccatgGCTACTTCACCAACACAGCTGAAACCTACAGGGAAAGAGATGTTCGAGCAAGATAGAAAGAAATCTGATGTAACACAAACACTGTCTCTGTCTTCCTCTGTTACCAAGGTCAGGGAGTACACAGTTTCATGTGTTAAGagtgtatatcatatatcactAGGTAAATCAGGCAAACTCTGGGCCAGTGACGAAAATGGTAACCTTATCCAAACAGATTTACAGGGGAATCAGCTACAGAAGATTCAAACCAGTGGTGGATCTGAAGGCTACCACACAGTCATAAAGGACGGGGTTCTGATCTATACagacagaaaaaataaagtcaTCAACTGGATAACAGAGAATAAAACAATCATTGAATTCATTAGAACAGGAGACTGGGAACCAATCAGCATACACTCCTCCTGCATCAACGGGGACATACTGGTGGGGATGAGAAAGGATGGAGAGGCTAAAGTCACCAGGTATAACAAGACAGGAGAAGAGATACATAACATATTGATGAACAACAAAGGACAGGAACTGTTTAGTGATCCACGctacatcacagaaaacatcaatggtgaTATCTGTACATCAGACTTGGACAAACGAATTGTAGTGGTGGTGAATAAATCAGGACACTACAGGTTTTCCTACCCAGATCCGGGGCTAGAGTTGTTATGGTTTTGTCCCTTGGGTATTTGTACTAATCTCCTCGGTCACATCATTGTTTGTGATAGTTATTTTATGAATAAGAAAGTTGACATCTTAGATCAGGACGGTCAGTTTTTGTCTCGACTTACAACACAACAAGGGGTAGAGTATCCCCGTGGTGTATGTGTTGATGATGAGAACTATCTCCATGTGGGACAACATAACACCAACACGGTGACAGTGTACAAGTATCTACAGTGA
- the LOC128165115 gene encoding uncharacterized protein LOC128165115 encodes MPPYLAMIVTSAQHYVECENKDCRKNCQFYCNPCHRQLCKECKDEHQRNSTTKPHEVVPFKQRKPQLPVEKCTLHPTRNIDILCKECNVPLCSKCSTMEKHQGHTFNDLEDIFAGKFESNGKKVSEVQGYFLPTAQDLKKETEEDAKEIKKIMDSIRDSIKDEAESLKSLVDKETSEKLEHANLIEESLLKQLKPQETTYKEYIAYLERLVGDLRGNFPITDGGGLSAACSLDIKPIPETTKPNIPKYRFGKFSKENVGKLLGSIVVPSVKEEKRKIKPMEKDSSSQLNPAGAQGELEQRADAIKRPIVSEVRAFKVPGVDSTYYLSVDKSGRVWASGDGGNLVQTDPEGNHLQKIQTSGKDEGYHTVTPTGDLLYADKIKKIINKIPQSNRISKVFKTGDWEPLSIHSSHINGDVLVGMRKDREAKVTRYKNVKEIQNIQMDNKGQTIYNSPLYISENINGDICASDDEKQAVEVVSKAGQHRFSYRGQEPEFHPYGICTDCSGNILISVGLLSNGTVEIISQDGHFLSRLFAMDQEITSPRCVCVSDKNNLYVGQEMSNKVKVFKYEFK; translated from the coding sequence ATCGTAACATCAGCTCAGCACTATGTGGAATGCGAAAATAAAGATTGTAGGAAAAACTGCCAGTTTTACTGCAATCCATGTCACAGACAATTGTGCAAAGAATGCAAAGATGAACATCAGAGGAACTCGACGACAAAGCCCCACGAAGTAGTCCCATTCAAACAACGTAAACCTCAACTTCCGGTGGAGAAATGCACGCTCCATCCTACTCGAAATATAGATATTCTTTGCAAAGAATGCAATGTGCCCTTATGTTCCAAGTGCTCAACGATGGAAAAACACCAAGGACATACATTCAATGATCTGGAGGACATCTTTGCAGGGAAGTTTGAATCTAATGGTAAGAAAGTCTCCGAAGTCCAAGGATATTTCCTCCCAACAGCACAAGACTTGAAAAAGGAAACTGAGGAAGATGCCAAAGAAATAAAGAAGATCATGGACAGCATTAGAGATTCTATAAAAGATGAAGCCGAGTCTCTCAAGAGTCTGGTAGACAAAGAAACTTCAGAAAAATTAGAACATGCCAATTTAATTGAAGAATCACTTCTCAAACAGTTAAAACCACAAGAAACAACTTATAAAGAATACATTGCATACCTTGAAAGACTTGTTGGGGATCTTCGTGGCAACTTTCCCATAACCGATGGCGGAGGTTTATCTGCTGCATGCAGCCTGGATATCAAACCTATACCAGAAACAACCAAACCTAATATACCGAAATACAGATTTGGCAAATTCAGCAAAGAGAATGTTGGCAAATTACTTGGAAGTATAGTTGTTCCTAGCGTTAAagaggaaaaaagaaaaataaaacccatgGAAAAGGATTCTTCTTCACAGTTGAATCCCGCAGGGGCGCAGGGAGAACTAGAACAAAGAGCTGACGCGATAAAGAGGCCGATTGTCTCCGAGGTGAGGGCGTTCAAAGTACCAGGTGTGGACAGCACTTATTATTTGTCTGTGGATAAATCAGGCAGAGTCTGGGCCAGTGGTGATGGTGGTAACCTTGTCCAAACAGACCCAGAAGGGAATCATCTACAGAAGATACAGACCAGTGGTAAAGATGAGGGCTACCACACAGTCACACCGACTGGGGATCTGCTCTACGCagacaagataaaaaaaattatcaataagaTACCACAGAGTAATAGAATCAGTAAAGTTTTTAAAACGGGGGACTGGGAACCACTCAGCATTCACTCCTCCCACATCAACGGGGACGTACTGGTGGGCATGAGAAAGGACCGGGAGGCTAAAGTCACCAGGTATAAAAAcgtgaaagaaatacagaacatacagaTGGATAACAAAGGTCAAACAATCTATAATTCTCCATTGTACATCTCAGAAAACATCAATGGAGATATATGCGCATCCGACGATGAGAAGCAAGCGGTAGAAGTGGTCAGTAAAGCAGGACAACACAGGTTCTCCTATAGAGGCCAAGAGCCAGAATTCCATCCTTATGGAATATGCACCGACTGTTCTGGAAACATCCTAATTAGTGTTGGGCTTTTATCAAATGGCACAGTAGAAATCATAAGCCAGGACGGTCATTTTCTGAGTCGGCTATTCGCAATGGACCAAGAGATAACGTCTCCACGTTGTGTATGTGTgagtgataaaaataatctGTATGTTGGACAAGAAATGTCTAACAAGGTGAAAGTGTTCAAGTATGAATTTAAGTAA
- the LOC128164829 gene encoding uncharacterized protein LOC128164829, with protein sequence MATSIPVAVQHCLKCGALNCDEVCPFYCNPCHQRLCEECRNQNSTDTIGYDHQIPVEKCKLHPTRYADILCNECNIPLCSKCSTMKEHRGHTFNDPGETYAEKIEFCHYAISKIQRNHLQTYHHLIKRKDNDAEIRMLIDGIRQSVKTEAESLKEIVEKMTSDKLEYADAIEETLFKILKAQEKSFEDYIVYLEKNYRKFRDHLSVKNFKVLLLTSFENWVIQSIPDIKNPVPPIFTEGQFCKDDVAKLLGSIHFTDDKKGKAMETVSTRLKQNQKDKENHSLKLTMPLHSSLVRVRKYRVPVVDHVYHISLDNCGRFWVSDGSGNIVHMDARGNYLKNIKSSGRFEGHHTVTQDGNLIFADRKYKVIRIITLEYEITNFIRTGEWEPFSIHSSHINGDILVGMIKGREAKVTRYNKNGEEIQNIQRDNKGRELYRNPHYITENINGDICTSDYNKQAIVVVNKSGQHRFSHRLKAKFYPYGVCTDILGHIIVCNISTNTVHLLDQDGQFLSLLLTPQQGVDYPLSLCVNFENNLCVGRWNYTVEVYKYLF encoded by the coding sequence ATGGCGACCTCTATACCAGTCGCTGTTCAACACTGTTTGAAGTGTGGCGCTCTTAACTGTGACGAAGTTTGTCCTTTTTACTGCAATCCTTGTCATCAACGATTGTGTGAAGAATGTAGAAATCAAAACAGTACAGACACCATCGGATATGACCATCAGATCCCTGTGGAAAAATGTAAGCTCCATCCGACTCGATACGCAGATATCCTTTGTAATGAATGCAACATTCCTCTTTGTTCAAAGTGTTCAACCATGAAAGAGCATCGAGGTCATACATTTAATGACCCGGGGGAAACATATgcagaaaaaattgaattttgtcaTTATGCAATCtccaaaattcaaagaaatcATCTTCAAACTTATCACCATTTGATAAAGAGAAAGGACAATGACGCAGAAATACGGATGCTTATAGATGGCATCAGACAATCCGTAAAGACTGAAGCTGAATCCTTAAAGGAGATTGTAGAAAAGATGACATCAGACAAATTGGAATACGCCGATGCGATAGaagaaacactttttaaaattcttaaagcACAGGAAAAATCATTTGAAGACTATATTGTATacctagaaaaaaattacaggaAGTTTCGTGACCATCTCTCTGTCAagaatttcaaagttttattatTAACCAGTTTTGAGAATTGGGTAATCCAATCCATTCcagatataaaaaatccagTTCCACCAATATTTACTGAAGGTCAATTTTGCAAAGATGATGTTGCCAAGCTACTTGGAAGTATTCATTTTACTGATGATAAAAAAGGAAAAGCTATGGAGACTGTCTCTACACGTTTAAAGCAGAACCAAAAAGACAAAGAGAACCATTCTCTAAAACTAACAATGCCACTGCATTCTTCTCTTGTTAGGGTCAGAAAGTACAGAGTACCAGTTGTAGaccatgtatatcatatatcgTTGGATAATTGTGGCAGATTTTGGGTCAGTGATGGGAGTGGGAACATTGTCCACATGGATGCACGAGGaaattatcttaaaaatataaaaagtagtGGTAGATTTGAGGGCCATCACACAGTCACGCAGGACGGGAATCTGATCTTTGCAGACAGAAAGTACAAAGTCATCAGAATAATAACATTGGAATATGAAATTACTAACTTCATTAGAACAGGTGAGTGGGAACCTTTCAGCATACACTCCTCCCACATCAACGGGGACATACTGGTGGGAATGATTAAGGGTAGAGAGGCTAAAGTCACCAGGTACAACAAGAATGGAGAAGAAATACAGAATATACAGAGAGACAACAAAGGACGGGAACTGTATAGAAATCCAcactacatcacagaaaacatcaatggtgaTATCTGTACATCAGACTATAACAAACAAGCTATAGTGGTAGTAAATAAATCAGGACAACACAGGTTCTCCCATAGATTAAAAGCAAAGTTTTATCCCTATGGAGTATGTACAGATATCCTCGGCCACATAATAGTTTGTAATATTTCCACAAACACTGTTCATCTTCTAGAtcaggacggtcagttcctgtcactACTTCTTACACCACAACAAGGGGTAGACTATCCTCTAAGTCTTTGCGTAAATTTTGAGAACAACCTGTGTGTAGGACGATGGAACTACACAGTGGAAGTGtacaaatatcttttttaa
- the LOC128164825 gene encoding uncharacterized protein LOC128164825: MATSLPITAQHYLECGTEDCENNCQFYCNPCHRQLCEQCRDKHQKSPDTKKHEVVPFLQHKRHLPVDKCKLHPTRNADILCNECNIPLCSKCTTMEDHFGHKFVDMEDIDAEKFAFCLEEISKIQEYFLPTSKELKTETDEDGKEVKKTMDGIRNGIKADAKSLKDQVDKVTSDKLEQANTIEKSLLKVLKQQGKTYDDYNKYLEKLLKEFHGYLPLSNFKVLLSAKFENSKIQSIPETTKPVPPVFIAGQFTYEEVSKLLGNIDVPNIKPDKRKIKPMATSSTQLKPTEKEIKQDKEKSDVKQTLSLSSSVTKVREYKVPGVDSVYHISLGKSGRLWGSDDHRNLVQTDLQGNQLQKVQTSGGHGYHTVTQDGDLIYTDRKNKVINRITLDNTITEFIKTVGWEPISIHSSHINGDILVGMIKDGEAKVNRYNKTGKEIRNIQRGNKGQKLYGDPRYITENINGDICVSDFTKEAVVVVKKSGQHRFSYKRHVFRFCTYGICTDLLGHIIVCACSFLNKEVHILNQDGHFLSLLLTPQQGIENPCGLCVDDENNLHVGQWISNKVTVYKYLQ, from the coding sequence atggCGACCTCCCTACCAATCACAGCCCAGCATTATTTGGAATGTGGCACTGAAGACTGTGAAAATAACTGCCAGTTTTACTGCAATCCTTGCCACAGACAATTGTGTGAACAATGCAGAGACAAACATCAGAAAAGTCCAGACACAAAGAAACATGAAGTGGTCCCCTTTCTACAGCACAAACGTCATCTTCCTGTGGACAAGTGCAAGCTCCATCCAACTCGAAATGCAGATATTCTATGCAATGAATGCAACATTCCTCTATGTTCAAAGTGCACAACCATGGAAGACCACTTCGGCCATAAATTTGTTGATATGGAGGACATTGATGCAGAGaagtttgcattttgtttggaAGAAATCTCAAAAATCCAAGAATATTTCCTTCCAACATCAAAAGAATTGAAAACAGAGACAGATGAAGATGGCAAAGAAGTAAAGAAAACCATGGATGGTATCAGAAACGGCATAAAGGCAGACGCCAAGTCTCTGAAAGACCAGGTAGATAAGGTGACATCAGACAAATTGGAGCAAGCCAATACCATAGAAAAGTCATTACTGAAAGTGTTGAAACAACAGGGAAAAACATACGATGATTACAATAAGTACCTTGAAAAACTTCTAAAAGAGTTTCATGGCTACCTCCCTTTAagcaatttcaaagttttattatctgcaaaatttgaaaattcaaaaatccAATCTATACCAGAGACAACTAAACCAGTCCCACCAGTGTTTATTGCTGGTCAATTCACCTACGAAGAAGTCAGCAAGTTACTTGGAAATATAGATGTCCCAAACATTAAACCtgataaaaggaaaataaaaccCATGGCTACTTCATCAACACAGTTGAAACCTACAGAGAAAGAGATAAAGCAAGATAAAGAGAAATCTGACGTGAAACAAACACTGTCTCTGTCTTCCTCTGTCACCAAGGTCAGGGAGTACAAAGTACCAGGTGTTGACagtgtatatcatatatcactGGGTAAATCAGGCAGACTCTGGGGCAGTGATGATCACAGAAACCTTGTCCAAACAGATCTACAGGGGAATCAGCTACAGAAGGTACAAACCAGTGGTGGACATGGctaccacacagtcacacaggacGGGGATCTGATCTATACCGACAGAAAGAACAAAGTCATCAATAGGATAACACTGGATAATACAAtcactgaattcattaaaacagtAGGCTGGGAACCAATCAGCATACACTCCTCCCACATCAACGGGGACATACTGGTGGGGATGATAAAGGATGGAGAGGCTAAAGTCAACAGGTATAACAAGACAGGGAAAGAAATACGGAACATACAGAGGGGCAACAAAGGACAGAAACTGTATGGTGATCCACGatacatcacagaaaacatcaatggtgaTATCTGTGTATCAGACTTTACCAAGGAAGCTGTAGTGGTGGTGAAAAAATCAGGACAACACAGATTCTCCTATAAACGCCATGTGTTTAGGTTTTGTACCTATGGTATCTGTACTGATCTCCTCGGTCACATCATTGTTTGTGCCTGTAGTTTTTTGAATAAAGAAGTTCACATCCTTAATCAGGATGGTCATTTCTTGTCTTTACTACTCACACCACAACAAGGTATAGAGAATCCTTGTGGTCTGTGTGTAGATGATGAGAACAATCTCCATGTGGGACAATGGATATCCAACAAAGTGACAGTGTACAAGTATCTACAGTGA
- the LOC128164831 gene encoding crossover junction endonuclease EME1-like has product MRKMNNKKAREEKALSKELEKQRKDPIRIAERERKKQMGGSKDCLQYLILMLDTRIVNSGGHGVAIFKACEALGIQYITKEQTVPFSITWNRQVTSINVSMENQVETVKSEQTEEDVLVLLPVADFVNFVQNHKKCGSELGCGPTLINYVQTVKQHLPNSILSFVVIGMEKYFRDQKTKVQRKHRAAVLSSERVTPCTDSDQGSVHRLDVEEAITDNQLQTDVMVYLLETSEELAEFVRTFSKAVAEKPAKKDRLQTAFFDDGVSTVKVDKNGQGLLKVWKQQLLQFKNISPDIADAIVQAYPSPHSLMEVRRGAGVLETSRRVGKEMSRRIYTLVTSSNSSEVMK; this is encoded by the exons ATGCGGAAAATGAATAACAAGAAAGCTAGAGAAGAGAAGGCATTGTCCAAAGAGCTAGAAAAGCAAAGAAAAGATCCGATACGCATTGctgaaagagaaagaaagaaacaaatggGAGGATCTAAGGACTGTTTGCag TACTTGATTTTGATGTTGGATACCCGAATTGTGAACTCTGGAGGGCATGGAGTGGCCATATTTAAGGCTTGTGAAGCGCTAGGGATACAGTACATCACTAAAGAACAGACTGTACCATTCAGTATCACATGGAACAGACAAGTCACCAGTATTAATGTATCCATGGAAAATCAG GTTGAAACAGTGAAATCCGAGCAGACGGAGGAAGATGTCCTTGTGTTACTCCCAGTCGCTGACTTTGTTAATTTTGTACAGAATCATAAAAAG tgtgGCAGCGAATTAGGATGCGGACCAACTCTAATAAATTATGTACAGACTGTCAAACAACATTTACCTAATTCTATTTTATCATTTGTGGTCATAGggatggaaaaatattttag AGATCAGAAAACTAAGGTACAAAGGAAGCACAGAGCAGCAGTGTTATCCAGTGAGAGGGTGACTCCATGTACGGACAGCGACCAAGGGAGTGTTCATCGTCTGGATGTCGAAGAG GCCATTACAGACAACCAGCTTCAGACAGATGTGATGGTTTATTTGTTGGAGACCTCAGAGGAACTCGCAGAGTTTGTACGCACATTCTCAAAGGCTGTGGCAGAGAAACCTGCGAA GAAAGATCGTTTACAGACAGCTTTCTTTGATGATGGTGTATCTACAGTGAAAGTTGACAAGAATGGACAAGGTCTTCTGAAGGTTTGGAAGCAACAGCTGCTGCAGTTTAAGAACATCAGTCCTGACATTGCTGATGCTATTGTACAGGCCTACCCTTCCCCTCACTCACTGATGGAG GTAAGAAGGGGAGCTGGTGTTTTGGAGACGTCACGCAGAGTGGGAAAGGAAATGTCAAGGAGAATCTACACTTTGGTGACCAGTTCTAATTCTAGCGAAGTTATGAAATGA
- the LOC128164823 gene encoding uncharacterized protein LOC128164823 isoform X1: MLNPSPEVLVDKVAHLSIKGFSKYQMEGLTAQHYLECGTEDCENNCQFYCNDCHRPMCEQCRDEHNKSSETKNHEVVSFLQHKRHLPVDKCKLHPTRNADILCNECNIPLCSKCTTMEEHFGHKFVDMEDIDAEKFAFCLDEISTIQQYFLPTSQGLKMETDEDGKEVKKIMDGIRNAIEAEAKSLKDLVDKVTSDKLEQANAIEKSLLKVLKQQEKSYHDYNKYIKNLLKEFHGYLPLSNFKVLLSANFENSKIQSIPETTKPVPPVFTAGQFTYDDVSKLLGNIGVPNIKPYKRKIKPMATSPTQLKPTGKEMFEQDRKKSDVTQTLSLSSSVTKVREYTVSCVKSVYHISLGKSGKLWASDENGNLIQTDLQGNQLQKIQTSGGSEGYHTVIKDGVLIYTDRKNKVINWITENKTIIEFIRTGDWEPISIHSSCINGDILVGMRKDGEAKVTRYNKTGEEIHNILMNNKGQELFSDPRYITENINGDICTSDLDKRIVVVVNKSGHYRFSYPDPGLELLWFCPLGICTNLLGHIIVCDSYFMNKKVDILDQDGQFLSRLTTQQGVEYPRGVCVDDENYLHVGQHNTNTVTVYKYLQ; encoded by the exons ATGTTAAACCCTAGTCCTGAGGTACTTGTGGACAAAGTTGCTCACCTGTCAATCAAAGGGTTCTCAAAATATCAG ATGGAAGGTTTAACAGCTCAACACTATTTGGAATGTGGTACTGAAGACTGTGAGAACAACTGTCAGTTTTACTGCAATGATTGTCACCGACCAATGTGTGAACAATGCAGAGATGAACATAATAAGAGTTCAGAAACTAAGAACCATGAAGTAGTCTCCTTCCTACAGCATAAACGTCATCTTCCTGTGGACAAATGCAAGCTCCATCCAACTCGAAATGCAGATATTCTATGCAATGAATGCAACATCCCTCTATGTTCAAAGTGCACAACCATGGAAGAACACTTCGGCCATAAATTTGTTGATATGGAGGATATCGATGCAGAAAAGTTTGCATTTTGTCTAGATGAAATCTCCACAATCCAACAATATTTCCTTCCAACATCACAAGGTTTAAAAATGGAAACAGATGAAGATGGCAAAGAAGTAAAGAAAATCATGGATGGTATCAGAAACGCCATAGAGGCAGAAGCAAAGTCTCTGAAAGACCTGGTAGATAAGGTGACATCAGACAAATTGGAACAAGCCAATGCCATAGAAAAGTCATTACTTAAAGTGTTAAAACAACAGGAAAAATCATACCATGATTACAATAAGTACattaaaaaccttttaaaaGAGTTTCATGGCTACCTCCCTCTAagcaatttcaaagttttattatCTGCCAATTTTGAAAACTCGAAAATCCAATCTATACCAGAGACTACTAAACCAGTCCCACCAGTGTTTACTGCTGGTCAATTCACCTATGATGATGTCAGCAAGTTACTTGGAAATATAGGTGTTCCAAACATTAAAccttataaaagaaaaataaaacccatgGCTACTTCACCAACACAGCTGAAACCTACAGGGAAAGAGATGTTCGAGCAAGATAGAAAGAAATCTGATGTAACACAAACACTGTCTCTGTCTTCCTCTGTTACCAAGGTCAGGGAGTACACAGTTTCATGTGTTAAGagtgtatatcatatatcactAGGTAAATCAGGCAAACTCTGGGCCAGTGACGAAAATGGTAACCTTATCCAAACAGATTTACAGGGGAATCAGCTACAGAAGATTCAAACCAGTGGTGGATCTGAAGGCTACCACACAGTCATAAAGGACGGGGTTCTGATCTATACagacagaaaaaataaagtcaTCAACTGGATAACAGAGAATAAAACAATCATTGAATTCATTAGAACAGGAGACTGGGAACCAATCAGCATACACTCCTCCTGCATCAACGGGGACATACTGGTGGGGATGAGAAAGGATGGAGAGGCTAAAGTCACCAGGTATAACAAGACAGGAGAAGAGATACATAACATATTGATGAACAACAAAGGACAGGAACTGTTTAGTGATCCACGctacatcacagaaaacatcaatggtgaTATCTGTACATCAGACTTGGACAAACGAATTGTAGTGGTGGTGAATAAATCAGGACACTACAGGTTTTCCTACCCAGATCCGGGGCTAGAGTTGTTATGGTTTTGTCCCTTGGGTATTTGTACTAATCTCCTCGGTCACATCATTGTTTGTGATAGTTATTTTATGAATAAGAAAGTTGACATCTTAGATCAGGACGGTCAGTTTTTGTCTCGACTTACAACACAACAAGGGGTAGAGTATCCCCGTGGTGTATGTGTTGATGATGAGAACTATCTCCATGTGGGACAACATAACACCAACACGGTGACAGTGTACAAGTATCTACAGTGA